Proteins encoded by one window of Gammaproteobacteria bacterium:
- a CDS encoding asparagine synthase-related protein, whose amino-acid sequence MTGNAFLCGWCAAGSVMPDVQAARSAMLSCFSSWQASWFESEHLNIAAQGDVASLAGKVDVAIIGAPYWKNSDSEKQANEQGHALFITKKYLDHGMSFLDTLAGRFSIVIFDHARKQLVLCIDRIGQQHLYYAQTDNGVVFASRADAVVNHPSVTKKISHQGIYNYFYFHAMPSPGTIFEGVNKLENGQYLIFQDGNKHSHRYWEPMFSEQQQGTIEALTEEMLPIIERAVSRSIPSNSSPHSTGAFLSGGLDSSTVSGILSKVTCGQARTFSIGFDAKGYDEMSYARIASRHFKTQQHEYYVTPEDVVAEVKNIAKYLDEPFGNSSALPAYFCARMAKEQGVERLLAGDGGDEIFAGNERYAKQGVFESYTKVPAMFRSLLLEPLFFHNPITQHIPGLMKIHSYIRQAKIPLPDRLETYNYLHRHAASEIFSEEFLDGIDHQQPIKTLRDSYQQPNDATALNRMLWMDWKKTLHDNDLVKVNRMCELAGVGVDYPLLDDELIDFSCRIPSSMKINNGKLRWFYKEAVSGFLPQEIIEKTKQGFGLPFGVWTSEHAGLRSLAYSSLESIKKRGIFKVSFIEQTIQMHKGVHAKFYGELVWILMMLEFWLDEHGK is encoded by the coding sequence GCAGGGTGATGTCGCCAGCCTGGCTGGTAAGGTTGATGTTGCAATAATTGGCGCACCTTACTGGAAGAATAGTGACTCAGAAAAGCAAGCCAATGAGCAAGGGCATGCATTATTTATCACAAAGAAATATCTAGACCATGGAATGAGTTTTTTGGATACCCTGGCTGGTCGTTTCTCGATTGTGATATTTGACCATGCTCGTAAACAATTAGTGCTGTGCATTGATAGGATCGGCCAGCAACATCTTTATTATGCACAGACAGATAACGGTGTGGTATTTGCCTCGCGTGCTGATGCAGTGGTAAACCATCCCTCGGTGACTAAAAAAATAAGTCACCAGGGTATCTATAATTATTTCTATTTCCATGCCATGCCAAGCCCTGGGACTATCTTTGAAGGTGTCAATAAACTTGAAAATGGCCAGTATCTGATTTTCCAAGATGGTAATAAACATAGCCACCGTTACTGGGAGCCAATGTTTTCAGAGCAGCAGCAAGGAACAATCGAAGCTCTGACAGAGGAAATGCTACCGATCATTGAGCGCGCTGTTTCGCGATCAATACCGAGTAACTCGTCCCCTCATTCAACTGGTGCGTTTCTGAGTGGCGGGCTAGATAGCTCGACGGTATCTGGCATTTTATCTAAAGTAACTTGTGGCCAGGCTCGTACCTTCTCGATTGGTTTTGACGCGAAAGGTTATGACGAGATGTCATATGCCCGTATCGCCTCACGTCACTTTAAAACCCAGCAGCATGAATATTATGTGACTCCGGAAGATGTCGTGGCGGAAGTAAAAAATATCGCGAAATATTTGGATGAACCCTTTGGTAACTCCTCGGCATTGCCAGCCTATTTCTGCGCAAGGATGGCCAAAGAACAGGGCGTTGAGCGGTTGCTGGCGGGTGATGGCGGCGATGAAATATTTGCCGGTAATGAACGCTATGCAAAACAGGGTGTTTTTGAATCGTATACAAAAGTGCCGGCAATGTTTCGCAGCTTACTACTGGAGCCATTGTTTTTCCATAATCCCATAACGCAACATATTCCAGGGTTGATGAAAATTCACAGTTACATCCGGCAAGCAAAAATTCCATTGCCGGATCGTCTGGAAACCTATAATTATTTGCATAGACATGCGGCATCTGAAATATTTTCGGAAGAATTTCTTGATGGCATAGATCATCAGCAGCCAATAAAAACACTGCGTGATAGTTATCAACAGCCAAATGATGCGACGGCTCTTAATCGCATGTTATGGATGGATTGGAAAAAAACATTGCACGACAATGATCTGGTGAAGGTCAATCGTATGTGTGAGCTGGCTGGGGTAGGAGTCGATTATCCTTTACTAGATGACGAATTGATTGATTTTTCATGCCGCATCCCTTCGAGTATGAAAATAAATAATGGAAAACTCCGTTGGTTTTATAAAGAGGCGGTAAGTGGTTTTCTCCCTCAGGAAATAATCGAGAAAACCAAACAGGGCTTTGGTTTGCCATTTGGCGTATGGACAAGCGAGCACGCGGGGTTGAGGAGCCTAGCTTATTCATCATTAGAATCGATAAAGAAACGAGGAATCTTTAAAGTATCATTTATTGAGCAAACAATTCAGATGCACAAAGGTGTTCATGCAAAATTTTACGGAGAACTCGTTTGGATATTAATGATGCTAGAATTTTGGCTTGACGAGCATGGGAAGTGA